In Procambarus clarkii isolate CNS0578487 chromosome 13, FALCON_Pclarkii_2.0, whole genome shotgun sequence, the following are encoded in one genomic region:
- the LOC138364304 gene encoding ipis-1-like isoform X1: MLTCSMRKLWCAAVLVVTLVSVVRPQCISNNDKLVVTSPPDLAHITPFSLDLFKQLYPSTATGNFFFSPYSVWTALVLAYFGSAGRTRQQLQDTLRLRDPSTTLATYRALDRLYAERQANTTEYVIDLANKIYVDADFALRECVREVLPTEVQTTNFKKGDEAAATINNFVNKATRGKIPELVDGGVVQDKVMVLVNAAYFKGLWLAAFNTSATTKEKFFPTPGRHTLVDMMKQVDYFKIGDSSELGATVLEMPYKGKAASMLVLLPHNTPGGAPRKTSTPLAAPGNSATPLDAMLRRLSHDTLRHALANLRREEVILKFPRFRLEQVITKDLIKALNTLGIQDLFTDAADLSNYHPTGNLLVTDSIHKAVIEVNEEGSEAAAATALVVSLTSLIPPRVFSCDRPFVFLIQDNDTSNILFLGVYRQP, translated from the exons TATGAGGAAGCTGTGGTGtgcagcagtgttggtggtgacgctggtgagtgtggtgaggccTCAGTGTATCTCCAACAATGACAAGCTGGTGGTGACCTCCCCACCTGACCTGGCCCACATCACCCCCTTCAGCTTGGACCTCTTCAAGCAGCTCTATCCATCCACCGCCACAGGAAACTTTTTCTTCTCGCCCTACAGCGTGTGGACCGCCCTGGTCCTGGCCTACTTTGGGTCTGCTGGCAGGACTCGTCAGCAGCTGCAGGACACCCTTCGTCTCAGAGACCCTTCAACCACTCTGGCTACCTACAGGGCCCTCGACCGTCT GTATGCTGAGAGACAAGCCAACACCACAGAGTATGTGATAGACTTGGCCAACAAGATATACGTGGACGCAGACTTCGCCCTTCGGGAGTGCGTGAGGGAGGTCCTCCCTACGGAGGTGCAGACAACCAACTTTAAGAAG GGCGACGAGGCGGCTGCAACAATCAACAACTTCGTTAACAAGGCAACACGAGGCAAAATCCCGGAACTAGTGGATGGTGGAGTCGTGCAAGAcaaggtgatggtgctggtgaacGCCGCCTACTTCAAGGGTCTCTGGCTGGCGGCCTTCAACACCAGCGCCACCACCAAGGAGAAGTTCTTCCCCACCCCGGGCCGGCACACTCTTGTTGACATGATGAAACAAGTTGATTATTTCAAAATTG GAGACTCGAGTGAGCTGGGAGCGACGGTGTTAGAGATGCCGTACAAGGGGAAGGCGGCGTCCATGTTGGTGTTGCTGCCTCACAACACCCCCGGCGGCGCCCCTCGCAAGACCTCCACGCCCTTGGCCGCCCCTGGCAACTCCGCCACGCCTTTGGACGCCATGCTGCGGCGCCTCTCCCACGACACCCTCCGCCACGCCCTCGCCAACCTCAGGAGAGAGGAAGTTATCCTCAAGTTTCCTAGGTTCAGGCTGGAACAAGTGATCACGAAGGACCTGATAAAG GCTCTCAACACCCTCGGGATCCAGGACCTGTTCACTGATGCTGCCGACCTCTCTAATTATCATCCTACTGGCAATTTGCTGGTTACCGATAGCATCCATAAGGCCGTGATAGAGGTGAACGAGGAGGGCTCGGAGGCTGCTGCTGCGACAGCTCTGGTCGTCAGTCTTACGTCCTTAATACCTCCTCGCGTGTTCTCGTGTGACCGACCCTTCGTCTTTCTCATTCAAGATAACGATACCAGCAACATTCTCTTCTTGGGCGTGTACAGGCAGCCGTAG
- the LOC138364304 gene encoding ipis-1-like isoform X2, whose product MRKLWCAAVLVVTLVSVVRPQCISNNDKLVVTSPPDLAHITPFSLDLFKQLYPSTATGNFFFSPYSVWTALVLAYFGSAGRTRQQLQDTLRLRDPSTTLATYRALDRLYAERQANTTEYVIDLANKIYVDADFALRECVREVLPTEVQTTNFKKGDEAAATINNFVNKATRGKIPELVDGGVVQDKVMVLVNAAYFKGLWLAAFNTSATTKEKFFPTPGRHTLVDMMKQVDYFKIGDSSELGATVLEMPYKGKAASMLVLLPHNTPGGAPRKTSTPLAAPGNSATPLDAMLRRLSHDTLRHALANLRREEVILKFPRFRLEQVITKDLIKALNTLGIQDLFTDAADLSNYHPTGNLLVTDSIHKAVIEVNEEGSEAAAATALVVSLTSLIPPRVFSCDRPFVFLIQDNDTSNILFLGVYRQP is encoded by the exons ATGAGGAAGCTGTGGTGtgcagcagtgttggtggtgacgctggtgagtgtggtgaggccTCAGTGTATCTCCAACAATGACAAGCTGGTGGTGACCTCCCCACCTGACCTGGCCCACATCACCCCCTTCAGCTTGGACCTCTTCAAGCAGCTCTATCCATCCACCGCCACAGGAAACTTTTTCTTCTCGCCCTACAGCGTGTGGACCGCCCTGGTCCTGGCCTACTTTGGGTCTGCTGGCAGGACTCGTCAGCAGCTGCAGGACACCCTTCGTCTCAGAGACCCTTCAACCACTCTGGCTACCTACAGGGCCCTCGACCGTCT GTATGCTGAGAGACAAGCCAACACCACAGAGTATGTGATAGACTTGGCCAACAAGATATACGTGGACGCAGACTTCGCCCTTCGGGAGTGCGTGAGGGAGGTCCTCCCTACGGAGGTGCAGACAACCAACTTTAAGAAG GGCGACGAGGCGGCTGCAACAATCAACAACTTCGTTAACAAGGCAACACGAGGCAAAATCCCGGAACTAGTGGATGGTGGAGTCGTGCAAGAcaaggtgatggtgctggtgaacGCCGCCTACTTCAAGGGTCTCTGGCTGGCGGCCTTCAACACCAGCGCCACCACCAAGGAGAAGTTCTTCCCCACCCCGGGCCGGCACACTCTTGTTGACATGATGAAACAAGTTGATTATTTCAAAATTG GAGACTCGAGTGAGCTGGGAGCGACGGTGTTAGAGATGCCGTACAAGGGGAAGGCGGCGTCCATGTTGGTGTTGCTGCCTCACAACACCCCCGGCGGCGCCCCTCGCAAGACCTCCACGCCCTTGGCCGCCCCTGGCAACTCCGCCACGCCTTTGGACGCCATGCTGCGGCGCCTCTCCCACGACACCCTCCGCCACGCCCTCGCCAACCTCAGGAGAGAGGAAGTTATCCTCAAGTTTCCTAGGTTCAGGCTGGAACAAGTGATCACGAAGGACCTGATAAAG GCTCTCAACACCCTCGGGATCCAGGACCTGTTCACTGATGCTGCCGACCTCTCTAATTATCATCCTACTGGCAATTTGCTGGTTACCGATAGCATCCATAAGGCCGTGATAGAGGTGAACGAGGAGGGCTCGGAGGCTGCTGCTGCGACAGCTCTGGTCGTCAGTCTTACGTCCTTAATACCTCCTCGCGTGTTCTCGTGTGACCGACCCTTCGTCTTTCTCATTCAAGATAACGATACCAGCAACATTCTCTTCTTGGGCGTGTACAGGCAGCCGTAG